Proteins encoded by one window of Phenylobacterium soli:
- a CDS encoding enoyl-CoA hydratase/isomerase family protein: protein MSETLNKPSAAQAEDVLYEAADGIAVITLNRPDRMNTISGPMLNLLTELLLKANADPEVRVVVLTGTGRAFCAGLDLVDATKGSGIGSAAMSNSVSVNLDLRNTPPTVLFAMDKPTICAINGAAAGYGMDTALGCDIRIMGESSKLAAAFVKRGVVPESGGTWYLPRMLGWSKAAELIFTGRTLSAQESLEMGLANEVVPDAELMSRARALAAEIAANAPLAVQSAKRLMRMGQEETFNDHVHHVFLQFLQLARTQDFREGMTSFLEKRPPRFEGR, encoded by the coding sequence ATGAGCGAGACCCTGAACAAGCCGAGCGCCGCCCAGGCGGAGGACGTGCTCTACGAAGCGGCTGACGGGATCGCCGTCATCACCCTGAACCGGCCCGACCGGATGAACACCATCTCGGGCCCGATGCTGAACCTGCTGACCGAGCTGCTGCTCAAGGCCAACGCCGATCCCGAGGTGCGGGTGGTCGTCCTGACGGGCACGGGCCGCGCCTTCTGCGCCGGCCTCGATCTGGTGGACGCCACCAAGGGCTCCGGCATCGGCTCGGCGGCCATGTCCAACTCGGTCTCGGTGAACCTCGACCTGCGCAACACCCCGCCCACGGTGCTGTTCGCCATGGACAAGCCGACGATCTGCGCCATCAACGGCGCGGCCGCGGGCTATGGCATGGATACGGCGCTGGGCTGCGACATCCGCATCATGGGCGAGAGCTCCAAGCTGGCGGCCGCCTTCGTGAAGCGCGGGGTCGTGCCGGAGAGCGGCGGCACCTGGTACCTGCCGCGCATGCTGGGCTGGTCCAAGGCGGCCGAGCTGATCTTCACGGGCCGCACCCTGTCGGCCCAGGAGAGCCTGGAGATGGGGCTCGCCAACGAGGTCGTTCCAGACGCAGAGCTGATGAGCCGGGCCCGGGCGCTCGCCGCCGAGATCGCCGCCAACGCGCCGCTGGCGGTGCAGTCGGCCAAGCGGCTGATGCGCATGGGCCAGGAGGAGACGTTCAACGATCACGTCCACCACGTCTTCCTGCAGTTCCTGCAACTGGCCCGCACCCAGGACTTCCGCGAGGGCATGACCTCGTTCCTGGAGAAGCGTCCGCCGCGCTTCGAAGGCCGCTGA